A genomic window from Denticeps clupeoides chromosome 11, fDenClu1.1, whole genome shotgun sequence includes:
- the susd1 gene encoding sushi domain-containing protein 1 isoform X3 — translation MTPRTNEKLTEMLLRTAVVVTALFFLSSPVLIKGTKVLPEIFDVCATCHPNATCDEKTDGSGGFTCNCMYGFVGNGRTYCEDKDECQTSSYNICGRHTACHNTYGSFYCTCLSGYSPSNNMAIFIPNDGTYCHDIDECKVQGICGEGGRCRNKPGFFECECQIGYQVQNGSVPFHPRRDQAFCKAVECGPPPSAEHAVQISPTRNRYGSMINYRCKEGFLWRGGDNMSFCGLQGMWKGPSLICEEVDCGEPPVFPYSIRRWTKNRKMGSKVFYDCDVGFHNTGTESISVCTANGKWKHPNVLCQEMVCGEPPAIPHTLMLWDKSTSIGNKVFYECDTQHYYVGDGNISICTTSGVWSEATVTCQEIVCRDPPLLPHAGQVWNGSSTVGSTVLYFCAEGFYYVNGSRVSVCTGHGNWSRSTLVCQEIDCGDPPVWPHSHMRWNQSSKMNALVFYECDAGFYNAGRGNVSVCTAEGVWNQSNILCREITCGKPPTFPHSHVLWNKHSNIGMEVFYQCEVGYYNVGDGNSSVCSVSGEWKKPSVMCQEISCGWPPVMPHAVMQWDSRAGLGSVVQYACKDGFYQDGGKGYAVCTLGRKWKTNSVSCKAKCGAVPEVPYSEIVWQNDSMALHRCMNGYYNPGGNNRSVCGHNGQWNTTMHCKELDYGINDIHVFNEKCLRWKAGTNSGKKEDYKMVFIGVRDYQKIFRDERRRYFSSSAARPEVCLDLLPATNYTVNITTMSALTSTITTINTSIPAPPVPEVTYRDVESPLPTLWLRRSTCSLDPICLYEVFVMPVEGTLVFDCNSPRTPHFFNQGSCHGEYIAAQIQLKDVGKEMNFTIGDQQYYGQFYNAPLENGKDYSIVLRTVCQWGQISKRSCVIWAKARGTSQIMKISALLTCGSIGSIGCLLFVGYSYVRYFKRR, via the exons ATGACACCGAGGACCAATGAGAAGCTAACAGAGATGTTGCTGAGAACAGCGGTTGTAGTGACGGCTTTattcttcctctcttctccGGTGCTGATTAAAG GCACAAAAGTGTTGCCCGAGATCTTTGACGTATGTGCAACGTGTCACCCGAATGCCACCTGTGATGAGAAAACCGATGGGAGCGGTGGCTTCACCTGCAACTGCATGTATGGCTTTGTGGGCAACGGAAGAACCTATTGTGAAG ATAAAGATGAATGCCAGACCAGTTCTTATAACATCTGTGGGAGACACACAGCCTGTCACAACACCTATGGGAGCTTCTATTGCACCTGCCTCTCAGGATACAGTCCCTCCAACAACATGGCCATTTTCATCCCAAATGATGGGACATACTGCCATG ACATTGATGAATGCAAGGTACAGGGCATTTGTGGAGAAGGTGGCCGCTGCAGAAACAAGCCAGGCTTCTTTGAGTGTGAGTGCCAAATTGGATACCAGGTTCAGAACGGATCAGTTCCCTTTCATCCACGCAGAGACCAAGCCTTTTGTAAAG CAGTTGAATGCGGACCCCCGCCTTCAGCAGAACATGCTGTCCAGATCTCACCCACACGAAACCGTTATGGCAGCATGATTAATTATAGATGCAAAGAGGGCTTCCTCTGGAGGGGTGGAGACAACATGTCATTCTGTGGTCTTCAAGGCATGTGGAAAGGCCCGAGCCTTATCTGTGAAG AGGTTGACTGTGGCGAGCCCCCGGTTTTCCCATATTCAATTAGGAGGTGGACTAAAAACAGGAAGATGGGCTCAAAAGTGTTTTATGACTGTGATGTTGGATTTCATAACACAGGAACTGAAAGTATTTCGGTTTGCACAGCTAACGGTAAATGGAAGCATCCTAATGTTCTATGCCAAG AGATGGTATGTGGTGAACCACCCGCTATCCCTCATACACTAATGTTGTGGGACAAAAGCACCAGCATTGGCAATAAGGTGTTTTATGAGTGTGACACACAGCATTACTATGTGGGCGATGGAAACATTTCCATCTGCACTACGAGTGGCGTGTGGAGCGAAGCAACGGTCACGTGTCAAG AAATCGTGTGTAGAGACCCTCCTCTGCTGCCACACGCTGGACAGGTGTGGAACGGCAGCTCAACGGTTGGCAgcactgtactgtatttttgtgCTGAGGGGTTTTATTATGTGAATGGATCCAGGGTTTCGGTCTGTACAGGTCACGGTAACTGGTCCAGATCCACTTTGGTTTGTCAAg AAATTGACTGTGGTGATCCACCTGTGTGGCCACACTCACATATGAGGTGGAATCAAAGCAGCAAAATGAATGCCTTGGTGTTTTATGAGTGTGATGCGGGATTTTATAATGCCGGACGTGGCAATGTTTCAGTTTGCACGGCCGAAGGTGTCTGGAACCAGTCTAATATACTGTGTCGAG AGATAACATGTGGCAAACCCCCAACGTTCCCACACTCCCACGTGTTGTGGAATAAACATTCTAATATCGGAATGGAAGTTTTCTATCAATGTGAAGTAGGATATTACAATGTAGGTGATGGGAATAGTTCAGTGTGCTCTGTAAGTGGAGAATGGAAGAAACCTTCTGTCATGTGTCAAG AGATCAGCTGTGGGTGGCCTCCTGTAATGCCACACGCTGTCATGCAGTGGGACAGCAGAGCTGGACTGGGCAGTGTGGTTCAGTATGCGTGCAAAGATGGGTTTTACCAAGATGGTGGAAAGGGTTATGCAGTGTGCACATTGGGAAGGAAGTGGAAAACAAATTCTGTGTCGTGTAAAG CAAAATGTGGTGCTGTACCTGAAGTTCCGTACTCAGAAATTGTGTGGCAAAATGACAGCATGGCACTCCATCGGTGTATGAATGGATACTACAACCCGGGTGGAAATAACAGGTCCGTCTGTGGGCATAATGGACAGTGGAATACTACAATGCACTGCAAAG AACTCGATTATGGGATTAATGACatacatgtttttaatgaaaagtgcTTGCGTTGGAAAGCTGGAACAAATTCTGGCAAAAAAGAGGATTACAAA ATGGTTTTTATTGGTGTGAGAGATTATCAAAAGATATTTCGTGATGAAAGGAGGCGATATTTCAGCTCATCTGCCGCGAGGCCTGAGGTTTGCTTGGATCTGCTGCCAGCAACAAACTACACTGTCAACATCACCACCATGTCTGCTCTCACCTCTACCATTACAACCATCAATACATCTATTCCTG CCCCCCCTGTTCCTGAAGTGACATACAGGGATGTCGAGTCTCCACTGCCAACACTCTGGTTGCGTAGATCTACTTGCAGCCTTGACCCAATCTG CCTTTATGAAGTCTTTGTGATGCCAGTAGAGGGCACCCTGGTATTTGACTGCAACTCTCCCAGGACTCCTCACTTCTTCAACCAAGGAAGCTGCCATGGGGAATACATAGCGGCTCAGATCCAGTTGAAGGATGTTGGAAAAGAAATGAACTTCACTATTGGGGATCAGCAATACTATGGGCAATTTTATAATGCACCCCTGGAGAATGGGAAAGACTACAGTATCGTGTTAAGGACTGTTTGTCAGTGGGGCCAG ATTAGTAAGAGGTCATGCGTCATCTGGGCAAAAGCAAGGG GTACATCCCAGATCATGAAGATTTCAGCTCTTTTAACTTGTGGATCCATTGGGTCTATTGGGTGTTTGTTGTTTGTGGGATACTCTTATGTTCG gtaTTTCAAGCGGAGATAA